One segment of Strix aluco isolate bStrAlu1 chromosome 17, bStrAlu1.hap1, whole genome shotgun sequence DNA contains the following:
- the LOC141931440 gene encoding uncharacterized protein LOC141931440 — protein sequence MSNSLFDFCCDSTNAATIVLNRNSFCYKNQEIRSQQEQIRELEMQGEMQRTVVSKMSKELEERDQEIRSQQEQIQELEKQREMQSTAVSKMSKELEERDQEIKCQEGKIMILEQHGASQVRNLLVDLDHMKENLKEKNIELMSLTQQIQELEKEREEVKSLHTSLEHLRAALKDRESECHSQRDQLRLLQQYKEQQEGHLQELHGRVEKMTLSLSQKDRELESQQKQIQEGEEVMEMQLRTVRDQLEQALETLREKDRLIDIQKQQTQNYEEKTEEQVNVLHRDLECTKAILKEKDVVVESQKELIETLQKHKRDSEQQKEILQRLQVTLKEQEQEILSLRKQCEACKEKEKKHEAEQNNFQATKQTLKEGEKKIEALEEAVSRLQQQKEEAAMQTKAILQKLEYAESSLEARDQEIESLQEHVQGLREQRDLEGKQAKSLEQDLDKMSQRVKEKHVEFLRQTEQMNMFQLREESMKVALTSCQKQVNLLEEVVRKRGEENETLRQKLQRQEEELKTLQNLQLRLTEKNDEVRHPREQENLLEEALPERERETKAHSDQKESEEEIRALREDLQHVQQTLTKKEEEIKCQRDRVRYLEKTLTGREQELGRQSKLLKQLTSALRWKDEGETLKKQIQKLQKWEEEEAEKRKILQERDHLLQRQKELTQQLKDESKAKGEELERVMAILKQSKSREMEWKEKAQALTLALTKSETAGGTLREEIAILQSMVSERDTDQFHHQLQPETIHLLECFQSSPELLKELRSLLLKLPQVQKLGMVCLKTRMGDNDKTSRKHVQNKHKDLPVINYSGQLWNDFFQGP from the exons ATGTCCAACAGTTTGTTCGATTTCTGTTGTGATTCTACGAATGCAGCCACCATTGTGCTCAACAGAAATAGTTTTTGCTAT AAGAACCAGGAGATCAGATCCCAGCAAGAACAGATACGGGAGCTGGAGATGCAGGGAGAGATGCAGAGGACTGTGGTGAGCAAGATGAGCAAAGAGCTGGAGGAGAGAGACCAAGAGATCAGATCCCAACAAGAACAGATAcaggagctggagaagcagcgAGAGATGCAGAGCACTGCTGTCAGCAAGATGAGCAAAGAGCTGGAGGAGAGAGACCAGGAGATCAAATGCCAGGAGGGGAAAATAATGATTCTAGAACAACACGGTGCATCACAAGTGAGAAATCTGCTTGTGGATCTGGATCATATGAAAGAAAacttgaaggagaaaaacataGAGCTTATGTCTCTGACTCAGCAGAtccaagaactggaaaaggagagagaagaggtgaAGTCTCTGCACACAAGCCTTGAACACCTGAGGGCAGCTCTTAAGGACAGAGAGAGCGAGTGCCATTCTCAAAGGGATCAGTTAAGACTCTTGCAGCAGTACAAGGAGCAGCAAGAGGGGCACCTGCAAGAGCTTCATGGTAGAGTAGAAAAGATGACACTTTCTTTATCTCAAAAAGATCGAGAGCTTGAGTCGCAACAGAAGCAAATCCAGGAAGGTGAAGAAGTCATGGAGATGCAGTTAAGGACTGTCCGTGACCAACTGGAGCAGGCCTTAGAAACCTTAAGAGAAAAGGACAGACTCATAGATATCCAAAAGCAACAAACACAGAACTacgaggaaaaaacagaagaacaggTGAATGTCTTACACAGAGACTTAGAATGCACTAAGGCAATACTGAAAGAGAAGGATGTCGTGGTTGAATCTCAGAAGGAACTGATCGAGACCTTGCAAAAACACAAACGAGACTCTGAACAGCAGAAGGAGATTCTGCAACGTCTTCAAGTGACGCTAAAGGAACAAGAGCAAGAAATTCTATCCCTTAGAAAGCAATGTGAGGCAtgcaaggaaaaggagaaaaagcacgAAGCTGAGCAAAACAATTTTCAAGCAACAAAACAGACtctgaaagaaggagaaaaaaagatagagGCTCTGGAAGAGGCTGTCTCTAGGcttcaacagcaaaaggaggaggCAGCGATGCAGACTAAAGCTATACTGCAAAAACTAGAATATGCTGAATCTTCTCTAGAAGCTAGAGACCAAGAGATAGAGTCTTTGCAAGAGCACGTCCAGGGCCTTCGAGAGCAGAGGGATTTAGAAGGCAAGCAGGCCAAGAGTCTAGAGCAGGATCTAGACAAAATGAGCCAAAGAGTGAAGGAGAAGCATGTGGAGTTTCTCAGGCAGACGGAGCAAATGAACATGTTCCAGCTTCGTGAAGAAAGCATGAAAGTAGCACTGACATCATGCCAGAAGCAAGTGAATCTGCTTGAGGAAGTGGTGAGGAAGAGAGGTGAAGAGAATGAAACTCTTAGGCAAAAACTCCAGCGCCAAGAAGAAGAACTGAAGACCCTGCAGAATCTCCAGCTTAGGCTAACCGAGAAGAATGACGAGGTTAGACATCCCAGAGAGCAAGAGAATCTCCTGGAAGAAGCCTTGCCTGAGAGGGAACGAGAGACCAAGGCTCACAGTGATCAGAAAGAGTCAGAAGAGGAAATAAGAGCTCTTCGGGAAGATCTCCAGCACGTTCAGCAGACTCTgacaaagaaggaggaagagatcaAGTGCCAGAGAGACCGAGTCAGGTATTTAGAGAAGACTCTGACGGGGAGGGAACAAGAGCTTGGGAGGCAGAGTAAACTCCTGAAACAACTAACATCAGCTTTGCGGTGGAAGGATGAAGGGGAGACCCtaaaaaaacaaatccagaaaCTCCAAaaatgggaggaagaggaagcagagaagaggaagattctCCAGGAGAGAGACCACCTCTTGCAAAGGCAGAAGGAGCTAACCCAACAACTGAAGGATGAGTCTAAAGCAAAGGGGGAAGAATTGGAGCGTGTGATGGCTATTTTGAAGCAgagcaaaagcagagaaatggaaTGGAAAGAGAAGGCACAAGCACTGACTCTTGCCCTTACCAAGAGTGAAACGGCCggtgggactctgagggaagaaataGCCATCCTGCAGAGTATGGTTTCAGAGAGGGACACAGACCAGTTTCATCATCAG CTCCAGCCGGAGACCATTCACCTGCTGGAATGTTTTCAGTCAAGCCCAGAGCTACTGAAGGAACTACGGAGCTTGCTGTTAAAATTACCTCAGGTGCAAAAGCTGGGGATGG TCTGTCTCAAAACCAGAATGGGGGATAATGACAAAACTAGCAGGAAGCATGTCCAGAACAAACACAAAGATCT GCCTGTCATCAACTACTCTGGTCagctttggaatgatttttttcaagggccATAA